From Maribacter dokdonensis DSW-8, the proteins below share one genomic window:
- a CDS encoding MFS transporter — MEKLKTNKKALFALAIGGFGIGLTEFVIMGILTEVSGSLGITIPQAGHFIAAYALGVVVGAPLLTGFGSKLSPKKMLFLLMIWFTVFNTLSGLATGYTSLLFLRFLSGIPHGAFFGIGAVVATKLAKKGKGAQAISIMFSGLTVANVIGVPIGTYLGQQFSWSVSFYLVGLVGLLALGSIYLWMPQIKVEEREEKVTVSQGLKNSELWALIALTTIGTGGFFAWYSYVAPLITDVAGLPNHFVGYAMMLAGLGMVAGNFLGAKMAEWFSPLKAVIISLSVMCGILLLNMMVATNPYLLMVLTFVIGAISFTVATPIQMAIINTSKGSEMLGSSMNQSAFNMGNASGAYLAGLPIAFGYGIVYSSLVGAILAFSGVAIAVGILIVRKRKESKYRKMAMGC, encoded by the coding sequence ATGGAAAAATTAAAAACAAATAAAAAAGCATTATTTGCTTTAGCTATAGGAGGTTTTGGAATAGGGCTTACCGAGTTCGTTATCATGGGAATTTTAACGGAAGTATCTGGTTCTTTAGGAATAACAATTCCACAGGCAGGGCATTTTATTGCTGCTTATGCTTTAGGGGTAGTTGTGGGCGCGCCGTTGTTGACAGGTTTTGGGTCTAAGCTTAGTCCTAAAAAAATGTTGTTCTTGTTAATGATTTGGTTTACGGTTTTTAACACCCTGTCTGGTTTGGCAACTGGGTATACCAGTTTGTTATTTTTAAGATTTTTATCAGGAATACCACATGGTGCCTTTTTTGGTATTGGTGCGGTAGTGGCCACTAAGCTTGCGAAAAAAGGAAAAGGTGCTCAGGCTATTTCCATTATGTTCTCTGGCTTAACCGTAGCCAATGTAATAGGAGTGCCAATTGGTACGTATTTAGGTCAGCAATTTAGTTGGAGTGTTTCTTTTTACCTAGTGGGTCTTGTTGGTTTATTGGCACTTGGCAGTATTTATTTATGGATGCCGCAAATTAAGGTTGAAGAGCGGGAAGAAAAGGTTACGGTGTCCCAAGGTTTAAAAAATAGCGAACTATGGGCATTGATTGCGCTGACCACTATAGGTACAGGCGGATTTTTTGCATGGTACAGTTATGTTGCTCCTTTAATTACGGATGTAGCAGGTCTGCCAAATCATTTTGTTGGTTACGCTATGATGTTGGCCGGTTTGGGTATGGTTGCAGGAAATTTTTTAGGGGCTAAAATGGCAGAGTGGTTTTCTCCTTTAAAAGCGGTTATAATTAGTCTATCGGTAATGTGTGGTATTTTGTTATTGAATATGATGGTAGCGACCAACCCTTATCTGTTAATGGTACTTACTTTTGTAATTGGAGCAATATCATTTACTGTGGCAACGCCTATTCAAATGGCTATCATAAATACCTCTAAGGGTTCAGAAATGCTAGGTTCTTCCATGAACCAAAGTGCTTTTAATATGGGTAATGCATCTGGAGCGTATTTGGCTGGCTTACCAATTGCCTTTGGGTACGGTATTGTGTATTCTAGCT